A part of Lathamus discolor isolate bLatDis1 chromosome 17, bLatDis1.hap1, whole genome shotgun sequence genomic DNA contains:
- the OGDH gene encoding 2-oxoglutarate dehydrogenase complex component E1 isoform X2, giving the protein MLNLRTCVAKLRPLTASQTVKTISQQRLAAPRTFQQIQCYSAPVAAEPFLSGTSSNYVEEMYYAWLENPKSVHKSWDIFFRNANAGAAPGTAYQSPPPLSTSLSTLTQAQFLGQAQPNVDKLVEDHLAVQSLIRAYQVRGHHIAKLDPLGISCVNFDDAPVTVSSNVDLAVFKERLRVLTVGGFYGLDESDLDKVFHLPTTTFIGGNESALPLREIIRRLEMAYCQHIGVEFMFINDLEQCQWIRRKFETPGIMQFTNEEKRTLLARLVRSTRFEEFLHRKWSSEKRFGLEGCEVLIPALKTIIDKSSEKGVDYVIMGMPHRGRLNVLANVIRKELEQIFCQFDSKLEAADEGSGDVKYHLGMYHRRINRVTDRNITLSLVANPSHLEAADPVVQGKTKAEQFYCGDTEGKKVMSILLHGDAAFAGQGIVYETFHLSDLPSYTTHGTVHVVVNNQIGFTTDPRMARSSPYPTDVARVVNAPIFHVNADDPEAVVYVCNVAAEWRSTFHKDVVVDLVCYRRNGHNEMDEPMFTQPLMYKQIRKQKPVLQKYAELLISQGVVNQPEYEEEIAKYDKICEEAHARSKDEKILHIKHWLDSPWPGFFTLDGQPRSMTCPSTGLNEEDLTHIGQVASSVPVEDFTIHGGLSRILKTRGEMVKNRTVDWALAEYMAFGSLLKDGIHIRLSGQDVERGTFSHRHHVLHDQNVDKRTCIPMNHLWPNQAPYTVCNSSLSEYGVLGFELGFAMASPNALVLWEAQFGDFHNTAQCIIDQFICPGQAKWVRQNGIVLLLPHGMEGMGPEHSSARPERFLQMCNDDPDVFPKLDDFDVRQLYDCNWIVVNCSTPANFFHVLRRQILLPFRKPLIIFTPKSLLRHPEARSSFDDMLPGTHFLRVIPDSGPAAQNPEQVKRVLFCTGKVYYDLTRERKARQMEANVAITRVEQLSPFPFDLLQREAEKYPAAELVWCQEEHKNQGYYDYVKPRLRTTINRAKPVWYAGREPAAAPATGNKKTHLTELQRLLDTAFNLDAFKDLS; this is encoded by the exons ATGCTTAACTTAAGGACTTGTGTGGCAAAGCTGAGGCCGTTGACGGCCTCGCAGACTGTAAAGACAATTTCCCAACAGAGGCTGGCAGCACCCAGGACGTTTCAACAGATCCAGTGCTACAGTGCACCGGTGGCTGCCGAGCCTTTTTTGAGTGGGACTAGTTCAAACTACGTGGAGGAAATGTATTATGCTTGGCTGGAAAATCCCAAAAGTGTACATAAG TCATGGGACATCTTCTTTCGCAACGCCaatgctggagctgctccaggcacTGCTTACCAAAGCCCCCCTCCACTCAGTACCAGCCTTTCCACGCTGACCCAGGCCCAGTTCCTGGGTCAGGCACAGCCCAACGTAGATAAACTGGTGGAGGATCATCTTGCAGTACAGTCTCTCATCAGGGCTTATCAG GTCAGGGGTCATCACATTGCAAAGCTTGATCCTCTTGGCATTAGTTGTGTAAATTTTGATGATGCGCCAGTAACTGTTTCTTCAAACGTTG acctcgcagtgttcaaggagCGGCTGAGAGTGTTAACAGTAGGAG GCTTTTACGGGCTGGATGAATCTGACCTCGACAAGGTATTCCACCTGCCCACAACCACTTTCATCGGTGGGAATGAATCGGCTCTTCCACTCCGGGAAATCATCCGTCGGCTGGAG ATGGCCTACTGCCAGCACATTGGCGTGGAGTTCATGTTTATCAACGACCTGGAGCAGTGCCAGTGGATCCGGCGGAAGTTTGAGACTCCGGGCATCATGCAGTTCACCAACGAAGAGAAGCGCACGCTGCTGGCCAGGCTGGTCCGTTCCACCAG GTTTGAGGAGTTCCTCCATCGGAAATGGTCTTCAGAGAAACGTTTTGGCCTGGAGGGCTGTGAAGTGCTGATCCCGGCCTTAAAGACCATTATTGATAAGTCGAGTGAGAAGGGAGTGGATTATGTTATCATGGGGATGCCCCACAG GGGCCGCCTCAATGTTCTTGCCAATGTGATCAGGAAAGAGCTGGAGCAGATCTTCTGCCAGTTTGACTCCAAGCTGGAAGCTGCTGATGAG GGCTCTGGTGATGTGAAGTACCACCTGGGAATGTACCACCGTCGGATTAACCGCGTCACTGACAGGAACATTACCCTTTCCTTGGTGGCAAATCCTTCTCACTTGGAAGCAGCTGATCCCGTTGTTCAAGGCAAGACTAAAGCAGAGCAGTTTTACTGTGGGGACACAGAAGGCAAGAAG GTGATGTCCATCCTCCTGCATGGGGACGCTGCATTTGCTGGGCAGGGCATCGTGTATGAGACGTTCCACCTGAGCGACCTGCCCTCCTACACCACACATGGCACTGTCCACGTTGTGGTGAACAACCAG ATCGGCTTCACAACAGACCCCCGAATGGCTCGTTCCTCCCCGTACCCGACTGATGTCGCCCGCGTGGTGAACGCGCCCATTTTCCATGTCAACGCGGATGACCCAGAGGCTGTTGTCTATGTGTGCAATGTGGCAGCAGAGTGGCGAAGCACCTTCCATAAGGACGTGGTGGTGGATTTG GTTTGTTACAGGCGCAATGGTCACAACGAGATGGACGAACCCATGTTCACGCAGCCCCTGATGTACAAACAAATCCGGAAGCAGAAGCCAGTGCTGCAGAAATATGCAGAGCTGCTGATTTCCCAGGGGGTGGTAAATCAGCCAGAGTACGAG GAGGAAATTGCCAAGTACGATAAGATCTGTGAGGAGGCCCATGCGAGATCCAAGGATGAAAAGATTTTGCACATCAAGCACTGGCTGGACTCTCCCTGGCCTG gtTTCTTCACTCTGGACGGCCAGCCCCGGAGCATGACCTGCCCTTCCACTGGTCTGAATGAAGAGGACTTGACACACATTGGTCAAGTGGCCAGCTCAGTGCCAGTGGAGGATTTCACTATCCATGGAG GTTTGAGCCGTATTCTGAAAACCCGTGGGGAGATGGTGAAGAACCGGACAGTGGACTGGGCCCTGGCAGAGTACATGGCCTTCGGCTCCCTGCTCAAAGATGGCATCCACATCCGCCTGAGTGGCCAGGATGTGGAGAGGGGGACATTCAG CCATCGCCACCATGTCCTGCATGATCAGAATGTGGACAAGAGGACTTGCATCCCCATGAACCACCTCTGGCCCAACCAGGCTCCGTACACCGTCTGCAACAGCTCCCTGTCGGAGTATGGAGTCCTTG GGTTCGAGCTGGGCTTCGCCATGGCCAGCCCCAACGCCCTGGTGCTTTGGGAAGCCCAGTTCGGGGACTTCCACAACACCGCTCAGTGCATAATTGACCAGTTCATCTGTCCTGGGCAAGCCAAGTGGGTCAGGCAGAACGGCATCGTCCTGTTGCTTCCTCACGGCATGGAGGGCATG GGTCCTGAGCACTCCTCCGCCCGGCCAGAGCGATTCTTGCAGATGTGCAACGATGATCCCGATGTCTTCCCC AAACTGGATGACTTTGACGTGCGCCAGCTCTATGACTGCAACTGGATCGTTGTGAACTGCTCTACTCCTGCCAACTTCTTCCACGTCCTCCGGCGCCAGATCCTCCTGCCCTTCCGCAAACCG CTGATAATCTTCACTCCAAAGTCTCTGCTGCGTCACCCCGAAGCTCGCTCCAGCTTCGATGACATGCTGCCAG GCACCCACTTCCTCCGTGTCATCCCTGACAGTGGCCCAGCAGCACAGAACCCCGAGCAGGTGAAGCGGGTGCTCTTCTGCACTGGCAAGGTCTACTACGACCTGACCCGTGAGCGCAAGGCCCGGCAGATGGAGGCCAATGTGGCCATCACCAGGGTAGAGCAG CTCTCCCCGTTCCCCTTCGATCTTCTCCAGCGGGAAGCCGAGAAGTacccagctgctgagctggtgtggtgccaggaggagcaCAAGAACCAGGGCTACTATGACTACGTCAAACCCCGGCTCCGCACCACCATTAACCGTGCCAAGCCTGTCTG GTACGCAGGGCGGGAGCCAGCAGCTGCCCCTGCCACCGGCAACAAGAAAACCCACCTGACGGAGCTGCAGCGGCTCCTGGACACGGCCTTCAACCTCGACGCCTTCAAGGACCTGTCCTAG